In Pan paniscus chromosome 13, NHGRI_mPanPan1-v2.0_pri, whole genome shotgun sequence, one DNA window encodes the following:
- the FIGN gene encoding fidgetin isoform X2 gives MQWTPEHAQWPEQHFDITSTTRSPAHKVEAYRGHLQRTYQYAWANDDISALTASNLLKKYAEKYSGILEGPVDRPVLSNYSDTPSGLVNGRKNESEPWQPSLNSEAVYPMNCVPDVITASKAGVSSALPPADVSASIGSSPGVASNLTEPSYSSSTCGSHTVPSLHAGLPSQEYAPGYNGSYLHSTYSSQPAPALPSPHPSPLHSSGLLQPPPPPPPPPALVPGYNGTSNLSSYSYPSASYPPQTAVGSGYSPGGAPPPPSAYLPSGIPAPTPLPPTTVPGYTYQGHGLTPIAPSALTNSSASSLKRKAFYMAGQGDMDSSYGNYSYGQQRSTQSPMYRMPDNSISNTNRGNGFDRSAETSSLAFKPTKQLMSSEQQRKFSSQSSRALTPPSYSTAKNSLGSRSSESFGKYTSPVMSEHGDEHRQLLSHPMQGPGLRAATSSNHSVDEQLKNTDTHLIDLVTNEIITQGPPVDWNDIAGLDLVKAVIKEEVLWPVLRSDAFSGLTALPRSILLFGPRGTGKTLLGRCIASQLGATFFKIAGSGLVAKWLGEAEKIIHASFLVARCRQPSVIFVSDIDMLLSSQVNEEHSPVSRMRTEFLMQLDTVLTSAEDQIVVICATSKPEEIDESLRRYFMKRLLIPLPDSTARHQIIVQLLSQHNYCLNDKEFALLVQRTEGFSGLDVAHLCQEAVVGPLHAMPATDLSAIMPSQLRPVTYQDFENAFCKIQPSISQKELDMYVEWNKMFGCSQ, from the coding sequence ATGCAGTGGACGCCAGAGCATGCCCAGTGGCCAGAACAGCACTTTGACATCACCTCAACCACTCGGTCTCCTGCCCACAAAGTTGAAGCCTACAGAGGTCATCTGCAGCGCACCTATCAGTACGCCTGGGCGAATGATGACATATCTGCTCTGACTGCATCCAACCTACTAAAAAAATATGCAGAGAAGTATTCCGGCATTTTGGAAGGTCCTGTGGACCGACCCGTACTCAGCAACTATTCGGACACACCATCAGGACTAGTGAACGGTCGGAAAAATGAAAGTGAACCCTGGCAGCCTTCCTTGAATTCAGAAGCTGTTTATCCCATGAACTGTGTTCCGGATGTTATCACTGCCAGCAAAGCTGGAGTCAGTTCAGCCCTCCCTCCAGCAGATGTCTCTGCGAGTATAGGGAGCTCTCCTGGGGTAGCCAGCAACCTGACGGAACCTAGTTATTCAAGTAGTACCTGTGGAAGCCACACTGTACCCAGTCTTCATGCAGGGCTCCCATCTCAGGAATATGCCCCAGGATACAACGGATCATATTTGCATTCTACTTATAGTAGCCAGCCAGCACCTGCACTTCCTTCACCTCATCCGTCTCCTTTGCATAGCTCTGGGCTACTAcagcccccaccaccacctcctccgcCACCAGCCTTGGTCCCAGGCTACAATGGGACTTCTAACCTCTCCAGTTACAGCTATCCGTCTGCTAGCTATCCTCCTCAGACTGCTGTGGGGTCTGGGTACAGCCCTGGGGGGGCACCGCCTCCGCCTTCAGCGTACCTGCCTTCAGGAATTCCTGCTCCCACCCCCCTACCCCCCACCACTGTTCCTGGCTACACCTACCAGGGCCATGGTTTGACACCTATTGCACCGTCGGCTCTGACAAACAGTTCAGCAAgttctctcaaaaggaaagctTTCTACATGGCAGGGCAAGGAGATATGGACTCCAGTTATGGAAATTACAGCTATGGCCAACAGAGATCTACACAGAGTCCTATGTACAGAATGCCCGACAACAGCATTTCAAACACAAATCGGGGGAATGGCTTTGACAGAAGTGCTGAAACATCATCCTTAGCATTTAAGCCAACGAAGCAGCTAATGTCCTCTGAACAGCAAAGGAAATTCAGCAGCCAGTCCAGTAGGGCTCTGACCCCTCCTTCCTACAGTACTGCTAAAAATTCATTGGGATCAAGATCCAGTGAATCCTTTGGGAAGTACACATCGCCAGTAATGAGTGAGCATGGGGACGAGCACAGGCAGCTCCTCTCTCACCCAATGCAAGGCCCTGGACTCCGTGCAGCTACCTCATCCAACCACTCTGTGGACGAGCAACTGAAGAATACTGACACGCACCTCATCGACCTGGTAACCAATGAGATTATCACCCAAGGACCTCCAGTGGACTGGAATGACATTGCTGGTCTCGACCTGGTGAAGGCTGTCATTAAAGAGGAGGTTTTATGGCCAGTGTTGAGGTCAGACGCGTTCAGTGGACTGACGGCCTTACCTCGGAGCATCCTTTTATTTGGACCTCGGGGGACAGGCAAAACATTATTGGGCAGATGCATCGCTAGTCAGCTGGGGGCcacatttttcaaaattgccGGTTCTGGACTAGTCGCCAAGTGGTTAGGAGAAGCAGAGAAAATTATCCATGCCTCTTTTCTTGTGGCCAGGTGTCGCCAGCCCTCGGTGATTTTTGTTAGTGACATTGACATGCTTCTCTCCTCTCAAGTGAATGAGGAACACAGTCCAGTCAGTCGGATGAGAACCGAATTTCTGATGCAACTGGACACTGTACTAACTTCGGCTGAGGACCAAATCGTAGTAATTTGTGCCACCAGTAAACCAGAAGAAATAGATGAATCCCTTCGGAGGTACTTCATGAAACGACTTTTAATCCCACTTCCTGACAGCACAGCGAGGCACCAGATAATAGTACAACTGCTCTCACAGCACAATTACTGTCTCAATGACAAGGAGTTTGCACTGCTCGTCCAGCGCACAGAAGGCTTTTCTGGACTAGACGTGGCTCATTTGTGTCAGGAAGCAGTGGTGGGCCCCCTCCATGCCATGCCAGCCACAGACCTTTCAGCCATTATGCCCAGCCAGTTGAGGCCCGTTACATATCAAGACTTTGAAAATGCTTTCTGCAAGATTCAGCCTAGCATATCTCAAAAGGAGCTTGATATGTATGTTGAATGGAACAAAATGTTTGGTTGCAGTCAGTGA
- the FIGN gene encoding fidgetin isoform X1 → MISSTSVYGLKMQWTPEHAQWPEQHFDITSTTRSPAHKVEAYRGHLQRTYQYAWANDDISALTASNLLKKYAEKYSGILEGPVDRPVLSNYSDTPSGLVNGRKNESEPWQPSLNSEAVYPMNCVPDVITASKAGVSSALPPADVSASIGSSPGVASNLTEPSYSSSTCGSHTVPSLHAGLPSQEYAPGYNGSYLHSTYSSQPAPALPSPHPSPLHSSGLLQPPPPPPPPPALVPGYNGTSNLSSYSYPSASYPPQTAVGSGYSPGGAPPPPSAYLPSGIPAPTPLPPTTVPGYTYQGHGLTPIAPSALTNSSASSLKRKAFYMAGQGDMDSSYGNYSYGQQRSTQSPMYRMPDNSISNTNRGNGFDRSAETSSLAFKPTKQLMSSEQQRKFSSQSSRALTPPSYSTAKNSLGSRSSESFGKYTSPVMSEHGDEHRQLLSHPMQGPGLRAATSSNHSVDEQLKNTDTHLIDLVTNEIITQGPPVDWNDIAGLDLVKAVIKEEVLWPVLRSDAFSGLTALPRSILLFGPRGTGKTLLGRCIASQLGATFFKIAGSGLVAKWLGEAEKIIHASFLVARCRQPSVIFVSDIDMLLSSQVNEEHSPVSRMRTEFLMQLDTVLTSAEDQIVVICATSKPEEIDESLRRYFMKRLLIPLPDSTARHQIIVQLLSQHNYCLNDKEFALLVQRTEGFSGLDVAHLCQEAVVGPLHAMPATDLSAIMPSQLRPVTYQDFENAFCKIQPSISQKELDMYVEWNKMFGCSQ, encoded by the coding sequence GCTTGAAGATGCAGTGGACGCCAGAGCATGCCCAGTGGCCAGAACAGCACTTTGACATCACCTCAACCACTCGGTCTCCTGCCCACAAAGTTGAAGCCTACAGAGGTCATCTGCAGCGCACCTATCAGTACGCCTGGGCGAATGATGACATATCTGCTCTGACTGCATCCAACCTACTAAAAAAATATGCAGAGAAGTATTCCGGCATTTTGGAAGGTCCTGTGGACCGACCCGTACTCAGCAACTATTCGGACACACCATCAGGACTAGTGAACGGTCGGAAAAATGAAAGTGAACCCTGGCAGCCTTCCTTGAATTCAGAAGCTGTTTATCCCATGAACTGTGTTCCGGATGTTATCACTGCCAGCAAAGCTGGAGTCAGTTCAGCCCTCCCTCCAGCAGATGTCTCTGCGAGTATAGGGAGCTCTCCTGGGGTAGCCAGCAACCTGACGGAACCTAGTTATTCAAGTAGTACCTGTGGAAGCCACACTGTACCCAGTCTTCATGCAGGGCTCCCATCTCAGGAATATGCCCCAGGATACAACGGATCATATTTGCATTCTACTTATAGTAGCCAGCCAGCACCTGCACTTCCTTCACCTCATCCGTCTCCTTTGCATAGCTCTGGGCTACTAcagcccccaccaccacctcctccgcCACCAGCCTTGGTCCCAGGCTACAATGGGACTTCTAACCTCTCCAGTTACAGCTATCCGTCTGCTAGCTATCCTCCTCAGACTGCTGTGGGGTCTGGGTACAGCCCTGGGGGGGCACCGCCTCCGCCTTCAGCGTACCTGCCTTCAGGAATTCCTGCTCCCACCCCCCTACCCCCCACCACTGTTCCTGGCTACACCTACCAGGGCCATGGTTTGACACCTATTGCACCGTCGGCTCTGACAAACAGTTCAGCAAgttctctcaaaaggaaagctTTCTACATGGCAGGGCAAGGAGATATGGACTCCAGTTATGGAAATTACAGCTATGGCCAACAGAGATCTACACAGAGTCCTATGTACAGAATGCCCGACAACAGCATTTCAAACACAAATCGGGGGAATGGCTTTGACAGAAGTGCTGAAACATCATCCTTAGCATTTAAGCCAACGAAGCAGCTAATGTCCTCTGAACAGCAAAGGAAATTCAGCAGCCAGTCCAGTAGGGCTCTGACCCCTCCTTCCTACAGTACTGCTAAAAATTCATTGGGATCAAGATCCAGTGAATCCTTTGGGAAGTACACATCGCCAGTAATGAGTGAGCATGGGGACGAGCACAGGCAGCTCCTCTCTCACCCAATGCAAGGCCCTGGACTCCGTGCAGCTACCTCATCCAACCACTCTGTGGACGAGCAACTGAAGAATACTGACACGCACCTCATCGACCTGGTAACCAATGAGATTATCACCCAAGGACCTCCAGTGGACTGGAATGACATTGCTGGTCTCGACCTGGTGAAGGCTGTCATTAAAGAGGAGGTTTTATGGCCAGTGTTGAGGTCAGACGCGTTCAGTGGACTGACGGCCTTACCTCGGAGCATCCTTTTATTTGGACCTCGGGGGACAGGCAAAACATTATTGGGCAGATGCATCGCTAGTCAGCTGGGGGCcacatttttcaaaattgccGGTTCTGGACTAGTCGCCAAGTGGTTAGGAGAAGCAGAGAAAATTATCCATGCCTCTTTTCTTGTGGCCAGGTGTCGCCAGCCCTCGGTGATTTTTGTTAGTGACATTGACATGCTTCTCTCCTCTCAAGTGAATGAGGAACACAGTCCAGTCAGTCGGATGAGAACCGAATTTCTGATGCAACTGGACACTGTACTAACTTCGGCTGAGGACCAAATCGTAGTAATTTGTGCCACCAGTAAACCAGAAGAAATAGATGAATCCCTTCGGAGGTACTTCATGAAACGACTTTTAATCCCACTTCCTGACAGCACAGCGAGGCACCAGATAATAGTACAACTGCTCTCACAGCACAATTACTGTCTCAATGACAAGGAGTTTGCACTGCTCGTCCAGCGCACAGAAGGCTTTTCTGGACTAGACGTGGCTCATTTGTGTCAGGAAGCAGTGGTGGGCCCCCTCCATGCCATGCCAGCCACAGACCTTTCAGCCATTATGCCCAGCCAGTTGAGGCCCGTTACATATCAAGACTTTGAAAATGCTTTCTGCAAGATTCAGCCTAGCATATCTCAAAAGGAGCTTGATATGTATGTTGAATGGAACAAAATGTTTGGTTGCAGTCAGTGA